The following are encoded together in the Bombus pascuorum chromosome 10, iyBomPasc1.1, whole genome shotgun sequence genome:
- the LOC132911202 gene encoding piezo-type mechanosensitive ion channel component isoform X1, with the protein MSKYWLNVALLRVVLPLVLTGCIIWRPVGLSLVYLVLMLYSPYVPVPDAKTMAGHTGHYLKTCIGLSFLTAVSQLTFHIVLLALPAYGHFLHNCESMETIFRHIGFVRLDSVSAWEIFFWLTPELIVLPTSIMVYLICRFLSRKNVIDEEDDASLHRNDEAAKKSADSTAKIINFLGRIGTYVVLASLCITAALKPSVEGGFYFLVFLGAATWWSCNKELRKGFAILCKFVMVVVILHILALLSYQNQVPQELIPVNSTWQRYFALSPVYQTNCTDPRDVEYTTDADWLIYGYFLRLFWLYYVLALQSQFLSKKPNVAFTNEAFQAKKVKRLSGKLENLDTPLSRHVSIRRRTPSQRWQSARRKARLMRFGSGRTGLLQDSTGSVIVQDGHQDDNIQMQSLSEATPDEQSGIIEHIIMAVYSIFQLIINSSYLATNIIMMTWSIMYHSWTTFALLLWALILWMVPNKRASMMKCSPFIVIYATLLLLVQYIYSMDLTEEELPTKINGISVSEIGFSKSEQLSRWHLVVKCLFISMFWITMRQYTAERTRQRRSSALRDMVAPLHVSVSTATTAMNHEAPEIKSKFMKDVGILLKKLLTKFWIAVVAIMLFISGITGERMTVFRIIYMSLFLVLIITFQISWTVWRKMMYSFWITVIGYSVIMLILVYTYQFHNFPEYWNYLHIDEDLQKDIGLEIYETKDLFVRLLTPTFFVIITVLQIHYFHKDFLEVTDIDKFGTEESPRVERSSLGHSPILTMPPSSPGEVFLVEEEKEHIYSLRQLKEMSKLERLQLFHKIIQQFLHFYNYTWLFFEIHMQKIIFVSVMIFCVNDVCAINFVFVLILVIMINSRRNVQICTANTIAAIIAILMVVKMLYQIQYIDHNNWNINCTKFPAENQTQYGSNNTMYNIAEWFGIKKGEPGHLAELLKGYIGILVVTTLRKIIRIRQCFYRKARSEPLDTPQVMFPSITREDADKGVPQCLKFLFNYGFYKFGVEFCLIGIVALIGTRLDFYSVLYSIWLLLFFSLRRKSISRIWPFFKFFGIILLPIQYSFVVAPPSWFCIEYPWSESKTLRGLQEWMYLPDPDFPPNARKLMCDFILLMMVVRQSLVFKIEERSTATDREFPAGHNYSVYENMEKPNFVNPVKDYVSHIHCWLDIIKRGVLISLMWVTLSIMFLAGTERTNLFSLGYLIGAFVFLWQGSDFYLRPVKTILKWWNLLIGYNVVVIFSKALLQGVGCVLIEQLQVLACPLIQLFGITCLRKFRSSVSDIVLEKLDCEVPQEDIGMVWDGLCFGFLLLQKRLFKSYYFFHIVDETKAMSILASRGAELLEELHQKRIEIQENVEKNVLQKLKFKMDKIKANQRKIQGPSYREPQIHAVDTLYPGTRPLYRVRAPKTNREAVRSGDYYMFDDLDDDDVTDLIPDTESEKQEAEKRHEAEKRGRRMTISELMNTLIKTDIEIATHVAMYGGTEKDALRLRRRSVPLTRKKSSMSYLSARSETDTAVATDGADKTSIASADTETGEKDAAAEERDKTPEPTDDEYGEDKPDEKEETQEDEQKVSIATYFKFIIVMINSTLTSMTKYLNRFSRDYRYIRKVLTKEKKVLKTKPDFRMGMRLGITQIWQPIPLMKQGSTNGNAEESCDAGEGSNQPRPQEESSLFSEISPVQHDDEGGALSEVDQPPIIQLLASIWFGILAHSCLLCYFMVFLHQIKNASVLSTPLPLMVFCWGSLTIPRPSKTFWITLIAYTEAIVIVKCIFQLEVLPWNRDAAPNNPLFTPRIMGVERKHNYALWDLLLLLMVFFHRFMLKSLGQWTSPSLKPRKIIPSTLTVVPSKPPPPENRGQGESASLQEEESGSTVRTPKGATLNLRAAGEGENAQTTNEYEKLVAVQGEEISPANEEFNKAMNMTVNKYKEPMKDFFQKILSPISKEKTNVYAYMFLCDFFNFLLLIFGFSAFGTQQGDGGVTAYLQENRVPMPFLLMLLLQFALIVIDRALFLKKSIVGKLIFHYFLIFGVHIWMFFILPSVTERQFNERLPPQIWYMVKCFYLLLAAYQLRQGYPTRILGNFLCKKYSIVNYVLFKVFMLVPFLFELRAVMDWIWTDTSMTIMDWFKMEDIFANIYQIKCMRGVETDFPQPRGVKKQQMSKYLVGGGALFFMIGLIWFPLLLFALGGTVGVSNLPYDVSMKIRIGPYEPIYSMSAQSSSIIEYDETDFMRFSNLYARDRPAVTFLENYIHSDVAAVRLSGFSRKLWSISPPDLDRLITELEDNSTTVIIHVEWTVSRKTDAKDASGITTQVRDIKLPPYENNEFNPVRRTLANMLSSNDSTVHNGTITLQYAFPKFLKVTGRTTDVVPQLMRMPKWLDDNVEEEDENHLYRDVSLHLSTDADCCARQKWWIVKEVCNDSLYDQLLKRVPLNDCKYIMMFLFNDKTFPEGLSFISGFGILGLYTTAVIVISQMMRKIVSDMAPKIMFDDLPYVDRILRLCLDIYLVRESGELCLEEDLFAKLIFLYRSPETLIRWTRPPEEGERTDNEDQDDVDEDAVAPRGESRDVSRRE; encoded by the exons ATGTCCAAGTATTGGCTGAACGTGGCCCTCCTCAGGGTTGTGCTGCCGCTTGTCTTGACAGGAT GTATAATATGGCGACCTGTAGGATTGTCTCTGGTTTACTTGGTTCTGATGCTATACTCGCCCTATGTGCCGGTACCAGACGCGAAAACAATGGCTGGCCACACAGGGCACTATTTAAAAACTTGCATCGGCCTGTCTTTTCTCACAGCAGTCAGCCAACTCACTTTTCACATAGTTCTATTAGCTCTACCTGCTTATGGTCACTTTCTTCACAACT GCGAATCGATGGAAACGATCTTCAGACACATAGGTTTTGTAAGACTAGATAGCGTTTCTGCCTGGGAGATCTTCTTCTGGTTGACGCCAGAGTTAATCGTGTTACCCACTAGTATAATGGTGTATCTCATATGTCGGTTTCTATCACGAAAGAACGTTATCGACGAGGAAGATGATGCATCGTTACATCGAAACGATGAGGCTGCAAAGAAAAGCGCTGACAGCACCGCCAAG ATCATCAACTTCCTAGGACGAATCGGGACCTACGTAGTTCTAGCGTCATTGTGTATCACAGCAGCATTGAAACCATCAGTTGAAGGTGGTTTCTATTTCCTCGTCTTCCTGGGAGCCGCAACTTGGTGGTCATGTAACAAAGAGCTCCGAAAGGGCTTTGCTATATTATGCAAGTTTGTGATGGTCGTGGTGATCCTTCACATCCTGGCTTTGCTCAGCTACCAGAATCAAGTGCCTCAAGAGCTAATACCCGTAAATAGCACCTGGCAACGTTATTTCGCATTGTCTCCAGTTTATCAAACGAATTGCACTGACCCGAGGGACGTTGAGTACACGACCGATGCCGATTGGTTAATTTATGGCTACTTCTTAAGGCTATTCTGGCTCTATTACGTTCTGGCATTGCAGTCACAGTTCCTGAGCAAAAAGCCG AACGTTGCTTTTACTAACGAGGCGTTCCAGGCAAAGAAAGTGAAACGTTTGAGCGGAAAGCTGGAGAATCTGGACACTCCATTGTCCAGGCACGTTTCCATCAGGAGAAGAACCCCATCTCAAAGATGGCAATCAGCTCGACGAAAGGCTCGC TTGATGCGATTTGGGTCCGGGAGAACGGGACTACTGCAAGATTCGACCGGAAGTGTCATTGTCCAAGATGGTCATCAGGATGACAACATTCAGATGCAAAGTCTCAGTGAAG CTACTCCAGACGAGCAATCCGGGATCATCGAACATATCATTATGGCTGTATATTCCATCTTCCAATTGATAATCAATTCATCCTATCTTGCTACGAATATCATAATGATG actTGGAGTATAATGTACCACAGTTGGACGACGTTTGCGCTGTTATTATGGGCCTTGATTCTCTGGATGGTACCTAATAAACGCGCTTCCATGATGAAATGCTCGCCGTTTATCGTTATCTATGCGACGCTTTTGCTTCTAGTTCAATACATTTATAGCATGGATCTGACAGAAGAAGAGCTGCCAACGAAGATAAACGGGATAAGTGTGTCGGAGATTGGTTTCAGCAAATCTGAACAACTTAGCCGATGGCATTTAGTCgtcaaa TGTCTGTTCATATCTATGTTCTGGATAACTATGAGACAATATACCGCTGAAAGAACCAGACAAAGACGTTCTTCAGCATTGAGAGACATGGTAGCGCCGTTACATGTTTCTGTTTCGACAGCTACTACGGCGATGAATCACGAAGCGCCGGAAATCAAAAGCAAATTCATGAAAGATGTTGGCatacttttgaaaaaattattaaccaAATTTTGGATCGCTGTAGTGGCTATTATGCTATTCATCTCTGGAATCACCGGCGAACGTATGACCGTCTTCAGGATCATTTATATGTCCCTGTTCTTAGTTTTAATCATCACTTTCCAG ATATCATGGACAGTATGGAGGAAGATGATGTACTCATTCTGGATTACGGTCATTGGTTACTCCGTAATCATGCTGATTCTCGTGTACACTtatcaatttcataatttcccGGAATATTGGAACTACCTCCATATTGACGAGGATTTGCAGAAGGACATTGGTTTAGAAATATATGAGACCAAGGATCTATTTGTTAGATTACTCACGCCAACGTTCTTCGTAATTATCACTGTCCTGCAGATTCATTATTTCCATAAAGATTTCTTGGAAGTGACCGATATCGATAAATTCGG aaCTGAAGAAAGTCCTCGAGTCGAACGATCGAGTCTTGGCCATTCACCGATTTTAACCATGCCACCATCTTCACCGGGAGAAGTTTTCCTTgttgaagaagagaaagaacatATATACTCCTTAAGACAGTTAAAAG aaATGTCTAAACTGGAGCGGCTAcagttatttcataaaataatacagcaattcttacatttttataattacactTGGCTCTTCTTTGAAATTCACATGCAAAAGATCATTTTCGTTTCTGTGATGATTTTCTGTGTCAACGAT gTCTGTGCTATTAATTTCGTATTCGTCTTGATACTAGTTATCATGATCAATTCTCGaagaaatgttcaaatatgTACTGCCAACACGATCGCCGCGATAATTGCCATTCTGATGGTCGTGAAGATGCTATATCAAATTCAGTATATCGATCACAATAACTGGAATATTAATTGCAcg AAATTTCCAGCTGAAAATCAAACTCAGTATGGCAGCAATAACACGATGTATAATATCGCAGAGTGGTttggaataaaaaaaggagagcCAGGACACTTGGCAGAATTATTGAAGGGTTACATAGGAATCTTAGTGGTGACTACTCTCAGAAAAATCATCAGAATTCGACAGTGTTTCTATAGAAAAGCACGTAGCGAACCTTTGGACACTCCTCAAGTTATGTTCCCTTCTATCACCAGAGAAGACGCTGACAAAGGAGTACCACAGTGCTTGAAATTCCTTTTCAATTATGGATTCTATAAGTTTGGCGTTGAATTCTGTTTGATAGGAATAGTGGCACTCATTGGAACCAGATTGGATTTCTATTCTGTCCTTTATAGCATTTGGCTTTTACTATTCTTCTCTCTGAGAAGAAAATCAATATCCAGAATTTGGCCTTTCTTCAAGTTCTTTGGTATAATTTTACTACCTATTCAGTATTCTTTCGTCGTGGCTCCACCATCCTGGTTTTGTATAG AGTATCCATGGAGTGAATCCAAAACTTTGAGGGGTTTGCAAGAATGGATGTATTTACCTGATCCTGACTTTCCACCAAACGCTAGAAAATTAATGT GTGATTTTATTCTGCTAATGATGGTCGTCAGACAAAGTCTCGTCTtcaaaatcgaagaaagaagcACAGCGACTGACAGAGAATTTCCAGCTGGTCATAACTATTCCGTCTACGAGAACATGGAGAAACCAAATTTCGTCAATCCTGTGAAGGATTACGTGTCACATATCCACTGTTGGTTAGACATAATTAAACGAGGCGTATTAATAAGTCTCATGTGGGTCACTTTGTCTATCATGTTCCTGGCTGGAACAGAAAGGACCAATCTCTTCTCGTTGGGTTATTTAATTGGTGCATTCGTGTTCCTCTGGCAAGGAAGTGATTTTTACTTGAGACCAGTGAAAACCATCTTGAAATGGTGGAATCTTCTAATCGGTTACAATGTGGTCGTCATATTTTCCAAGGCTTTGCTTCAGGGTGTAGGTTGCGTACTGATAGAACAG cTGCAAGTGTTAGCATGTCCACTGATTCAGCTATTCGGTATAACTTGTCTAAGAAAATTCCGAAGTTCAGTGAGCGACATAGTTCTGGAAAAATTGGATTGCGAGGTGCCACAAGAAGACATCGGCATGGTCTGGGATGGTCTATGCTTTGGTTTCCTGTTACTCCAGAAACGACTGTTCAAGAGTTACTACTTCTTCCACATAGTAGATGAAACGAAAGCTATGAGCATCCTAGCGTCTAGAGGGGCGGAGTTATTAGAAGAATTGCACCAGAAGCGCATCGAAATTCAAGAAAACGTTGAGAAGAACGTGCTGCAGAAGTTGAAGTTTAAAATGGATAAAATTAAAGCTAACCagagaaaaatacaaggaCCTAGTTACAGGGAGCCACAGATACATGCAGTTG ATACTCTCTATCCAGGAACACGGCCGTTGTACAGAGTTCGCGCCCCAAAGACCAACAGAGAGG CTGTCAGATCAGGCGACTACTACATGTTCGACGACCTGGACGACGACGATGTGACCGATCTGATCCCGGACACTGAATCCGAAAAACAAGAAGCGGAGAAACGTCACGAAGCTGAAAAACGCGGCAGAAGAATGACCATTTCCGAG CTGATGAACACGCTGATTAAGACAGACATTGAGATCGCGACACACGTCGCCATGTACGGAGGGACTGAAAAGGACGCGCTGAGACTACGTCGTCGGAGTGTGCCTTTAACAAGGAAGAAATCATCTATGTCGTATCTCAGTGCACGTTCCGAGACCGACACTGCAGTGGCCACCGAT gGCGCTGACAAAACAAGTATCGCGTCGGCGGACACGGAAACCGGTGAAAAAGATGCGGCCGCGGAAGAACGTGATAAAACACCAGAGCCAACAGACGACGAATATGGAGAAGATAAACCAGATGAAAAGGAGGAGACACAGGAGGATGAGCAAAAAGTATCAATTGCTACGTACTTCAAATTCATTATAGTGATGATTAATAGCACCCTGACGTCGATGACCAAATACTTGAACAGATTTTCGCGTGACTATAGATACATTCGCAAGGttttaacgaaagaaaaaaaagtattaaag aCAAAACCAGATTTCCGGATGGGAATGCGATTGGGAATCACTCAAATATGGCAGCCAATTCCCCTGATGAAACAAGG ATCGACTAATGGAAATGCCGAGGAATCTTGCGATGCTGGCGAAGGATCTAACCAACCACGACCGCAGGAAGAAAG CTCACTATTCTCCGAAATCTCACCTGTTCAACACGATGACGAAGGTGGTGCACTGTCTGAAGTCGATCAACCACCGATAATCCAATTATTGGCATCCATTTGGTTTGGAATCCTGGCACATTCTTGTCTACTTTGTTACTTCATGGTGTTCCTTCATCAGATTAAAAATGCATCCGTCCTTTCCACGCCTTTGCCTCTCATGGTGTTCTGCTGGGGTTCGTTAACCATTCCACGACCCTCGAAAACATTTTGGATAACGTTAATCGCGTACACCgag GCAATCGTGATAGTAAAATGCATTTTCCAATTGGAAGTATTGCCCTGGAATCGAGATGCTGCACCGAATAATCCTCTATTTACTCCTAGAATTATGGGGGTTGAACGCAAACATAATTATGCTTTGTGGGATCTGTTGTTGCTTCTCATGGTGTTCTTCCATAG ATTTATGCTGAAATCATTAGGACAATGGACGTCTCCGTCCCTAAAAccaagaaaaattattccttcCACTTTAACTGTAGTTCCATCCAAGCCTCCACCGCCAGAAAATAGAGGTCAAGGAGAATCTGCATCGctacaagaagaagaaag cgGTAGTACCGTAAGAACACCTAAAGGAGCAACTCTGAACCTTCGCGCAGCAGGGGAGGGTGAAAATGCGCAAACCACaaatgaatatgaaaaattagtgGCCGTTCAAGGAGAAGAAATCAGCCCCGCGAACGAAGAGTTCAATAAAGCCATGAATATgac cgtaaataaatacaaagaacCAATGAAAGATTTCTTCCAAAAAATTCTTAGTCCAATTAGCAAAGAAAAGACGAacgtatatgcatatatgttCCTGTgtgatttctttaatttcttgcTACTCATTTTTGGATTTTCTGCATTTGGG ACACAACAAGGTGACGGTGGTGTTACAGCCTATTTACAAGAAAATCGAGTTCCCATGCCATTCTTACTGATGTTACTGCTACAGTTTGCACTGATAGTTATCGATAGAGCTTTGTTCTTAAAGAAATCAATCGTAGGCAAACTAATTTTCCATTACTTTCTTATATTTGGCGTTCACATTTGGATGTTCTTCATATTGCCAAGTGTCACCGAACG ACAATTTAATGAGAGGCTTCCACCGCAAATTTGGTACATGGTCAAGTGCTTCTACCTCTTGTTAGCGGCTTATCAATTAAGACAAGGCTATCCGACACGAATACTTGGCAATTTCCTCTGCAAGAAATACAGCATTGTCAACTATGTCTTATTCAAAGt ATTCATGTTAGTCCCATTCTTATTCGAATTAAGGGCAGTAATGGACTGGATCTGGACGGACACTTCCATGACGATAATGGATTGGTTTAAAATGGAAGATATTTTCGCcaatatttatcaaatcaAG TGTATGCGAGGCGTAGAAACGGATTTCCCTCAGCCACGAGGTGTAAAGAAGCAACAAATGAGCAAGTACTTAGTCGGTGGTGGTGCTCTCTTCTTCATGATTGGATTAATATGGTTCCCCTTGCTCTTATTCGCACTTGGTGGCACAGTTGGTGTTTCGAATCTACCCTACGatgtttcaatgaaaattagaaTTGGTCCTTATGAACCAATTTACTCTATGTCGGCGCAAAGTAGCTCTATCATCGAATACGACGAAACTGATTTCAtgagattttcaaatttgtacgCGAGAGATAGACCTGCGGTCACTTTCCTGGAAAACTATATACATTCTGATGTCGCTGCCGTGAGATTGAGTGGGTTCTCTCGAAAATTATGGAGTATATCTCCGCCAGACTTAGATAG ACTGATAACAGAACTAGAAGATAATAGCACAACCGTGATCATCCACGTAGAGTGGACAGTGTCTCGAAAAACGGACGCGAAAGATGCCAGTGGGATAACGACACAAGTGAGAGATATAAAATTGCCACCGTATGAAAACAATGAATTTAATCCTGTGAGAAGAACGTTAGCTAATATGCTCTCTAGCAATGACTCAACCGTGCATAATGGTACTATCACGTTGCAATATGCGTTTCCCAAGTTTTTGAAAGTGACTGGTCGAACCACTGACGTCGTTCCACAATTAATGCGAATGC CGAAATGGCTTGATGACAATGTAGAGGAAGAGGATGAGAATCATCTGTACAGGGATGTTAGTCTTCATTTATCTACCGACGCAGATTGTTGCGCTCGTCAGAAATGGTGGATCGTTAAAGAAGTTTGTAATGATTCTTTATACGATCAGCTATTAAAGAGAGTGCCCCTAAATGACTGCAAGTACATCATGATGTTCTTGTTCAATGATAAAACGTTCCCCGAGGGGTTGAGCTTTATCAGTGGATTTGG AATCTTAGGTTTGTACACTACCGCGGTGATAGTCATAAGTCAAATGATGAGGAAGATAGTCAGTGACATGGCGCCAAAGATTATGTTCGATGACTTACCCTACGTCGATAGAATACTAAGATTATGCTTAGATATTTATTTGGTCCGTGAAAGTGGAGAATTGTGTCTCGAGGAAGACTTGTTCGCCAAATTAATATTCCTCTACAGATCACCGGAGACGTTGATCAG ATGGACAAGGCCACCCGAAGAAGGTGAGAGAACTGACAACGAAGATCAAGATGATGTAGATGAGGATGCTGTGGCGCCAAGAGGGGAATCTCGAGATGTTTCTCGcagagaataa